The DNA region CTTAAAACATTGATCAATGTTGATTTGCCCGAACCACTAGCACCAATGATCCCAATTTTTTGATACCCTTTTGCACTAAAATTCAGGGCTTTTAAGGCTGGTTGAGGCGCTTCTTCATAGCTATAAGTCAATTGTTCAACTGATAGCTCGCTTAACGCCGTCCAGTCCTCTAAGGACAAAGTATCTGTTTCTTCGACTTCTTTTAAATCCAACACTGCCTGGATCGCTTGGAAAGAATTTTTTCCATCTAATGTTGCATGATAATCACTGGCAAAGTCACGGACAGGTAAAAAGAATTCCGGTGCTAAAATCAAGGTCGTCAAGGCAGGAAAAAGTAGAATACCGCCTTCCAACAAACTTAAACCTAAAAAAACCGCAACAACTGCAACGGACAATGTAGTGAAAAAGTCCAAAGCAAAGGTAGATAAAATGGCAATTTTAAGTGTACTCATTGTCGCACGTCTAAAACGCTCACTCGTATTGTAAATGCTGCCGGCGTATTTTTCACTCAACCCGAATAATTTTAGTGTATCGATCCCTCTCAATGAGTCGATAAAATGATTCGACAACAATTGAAAGGCTTTATACTGTTTATCAGCTTTACTTTGTGCCGCATACCCTAAAATGATCATAAAAATAATAATCATTGGAAAAACGACCAGCAAAACCACTCCAGAACGAATGTCCAGAGTAAAAATAAAAATCAAGATCAACCAGGGAATGATCATCATATTCATGATTTTCATCAAAATCAAATGAAGATAATTTTCTGCCTGACTGATTCCTTCAAGTGCCATCGTGACCATATTACCAGTCCCATTTTTTTGAACGACTGTTGGTCCTAAACGAAAGATTTTTTGCAGCAACTGTTCTCTCAATTCACGTGAACGATCATAGCTGAAATGATCCAGTTTTTTTTCTCGTACATAGGTTATAACATGTCTGCCCGTATAAAATAAAAAGAAAAGAAGGATCGCGGACAACTGATCATGAAGCTTGCCGCCTTCCCAAAGTCCAACAACTGCTTTAGCTAAGTAAAATGCCTGCCCGATTATAAAGACTGCTTGCAGGAAAGAAAAACCTGCAAGCAAAATCATCGTCTGTTTAATTTTAGGCATCTTTAAGATGGCTTTATCGATCATCCTTCATACCCCAAAGCAGCGATTGCCGGATGTTTGATTCGTTTTCTAAAGATATAGTATGACCAAGCAGTATAAGCCAATACAAATGGTAAAATCGTCAATGACAACCAAGTCATTGTTTTTAACGTATACGGGCTGCTTGATGCGTCTTTGATCAAGATATCGTAATAACCTTCACTGCCGATCATCACACGTGGGAATAAACCGCTAAACAATAAAGCAACCAACACAACAAGTGTTAATCCGCTGGCAATAAATGCTGCCATTTCTTTTTTCTTAAAGACACTTACATTCGCAACTACTGTCAAAATAACGATTGCTAGAACAAGTACTAGCGTCACAGCAAAATGATTGTCAAAGAAATCTGTTTTGAAGTACAACAATGCTGCAAATACAACTAGTCCAACATATAGCACCCAGTAAAAGAATGAGGCATAATTACGTGCACGTTCTCTAACCGGTCCTTCTGTTTTCAAGGTAATATAGTTTAATCCATGCAAGTAGCATAATAAGGTCAACGCAACACCACCGACTACAGAAAAGACATTGATATAGTCAGTAAAAGTTGCAGACATATTGCCATCGACATCTAAAGGCATTCCTTGGACTAAACTGATAAATAAAATCCCAAAGAAAAACGGTACTATGAAGCTTCCAATTGAAAGTGTCCAGTTCCACATTCTACGTCGTTTCCCATCAGGCATCCGATGACGGAATTCAAATGACACGCCACGAATGATCAAACCAACTAAAATAATGAATAAAATCAAGTAAAAACCGCTAAATAGTGATGCATACCAGTATGGAAATGAGGCAAACATCGCTCCACCTGCTGTTAGTAACCAAACTTCATTACCATCCCAAACAGGTCCGATCGTTTGGATGATTTGTTCTTTTTCTTCTTCATCATGTGCTAATGTTTGAACGGACATTCCGACACCAAAGTCAAACCCTTCAAGAAAGAAGAAGCCTGAAAATAGAATACCGATCAATACAAACCATAGTAACTGCAACGTACTCATCCTTCAAAGACCTCCTTATCGAATGGATCTACTTCAGTCGCATTCGCTTGTGCTAATTTCTTTTCTTCATAATCAGGACCTTTTTTCAGTTCAACAGTGATCAAGTAAACCATCACAGAACCAAGACCTGCAAAAAGAATAAAGTAAATAATATTTGAAGTTAATAACGAAGCGACAGAAACGTTTGGTGAAACACTGTCTTCGATCGTGAACAATCCATAAACAGTCCAAGGATAACGGCCCAACTCTGTGATCAACCAACCTGTCGTATTTGCTAAGAATGGTGCAAATGTACATAAAGCAACGATCCAAACCATCCAGCGTTTTTCATAAAGCGATGGTTTTTTCTTGCGGGTAAAGAAAAGCCCTAATGCTGAAACCAAAAGCATCAATACACCGAAACCGGCCATTACTCTAAAGCTCCAAAATAGTGTATTGACTGGCGGGAAGTAATCTCTATCGCCATATTTTTCAATTAAATCTTTGTTCGCTGTTTCCATTCCATCAACAGAACCAGACAGACTATTATAAGATAAAATACTTAACACATATGGAATTTGGATTCCGAATACTTGTTTATGCTCTGCTTCGTCAGCCCAAGCAATCAACGTCCAGGCCGCAGGATCTCCAGAATCTTCATATGCACCTTCCATTGCTGCAAATTTCATTGGCTGTCCTTCGATCAAAGCTTTCATTTGTAAGTCCCCAGCTAATAATACGCCTAAAGACCCAAACAATGCGATCCACATACCGATACGCATAGATACTTTGTGGAAGCTGACATCACGTTTTTTCAAGATTTGGAATGCTGCTAAACCGGCAACGATCATTCCGCCCATTACGACAGCACCAGCCAATACGTGGCTAAATTCATACCAAACTTTTGGATTGGCGATCACCGCACCAAAATCGATCAATTCTGCCCGGCCATTGTTCAGCGTATATCCCACTGGATGCTGCATGAAACTATTTGCCGCTAAGATCCAGAATGCTGACATCATTGACCCAAATACAACCAACCAAATAAATGTCAAATGTAGTTTTGGATTTACTTTATCCCAAGTAAAGATCCACAATCCTAAGAATGTTGATTCTAAAAAGAATGCAAGCAGTGCTTCGATCGCTAAAGGAGCGCCAAAAATATCTCCTACAAATCGTGAATAATCAGACCAGTTCATACCAAACTGGAACTCTTGAATAATACCTGTGACCACACCTACTGCAAAACTCAATAGAAAAATGTTGCCCCAAAACTTCGCCATTTTACGATAACGCTCATCTTTTTTCACTACATACATCGTTTCCATCACTGCAACAACAAGTGCTAATCCTATCGAAAACGGCACGAAGAAAAAGTGAAAGACTGTGGTCATCGCAAATTGGAACCTAGCTAATGATACAATATCAAACATCAATAATCCCCCTTGTTTTTACTGTCCACACACAAAGAAAGAAGCCGATTCTACTCGAACGAAGAGTCATTTGTACAGTTGGTTGGTTCTGCAAAATGAGATTCAGACCGCGAATAAAATAAACTTACTTATTACTAAATGTGAAAACTGTTTTTATTAAATTTAGAATGATTCCAATTTAGAGTATACTCTTTTATTTAGAAAATTCAAATGTTTCCGTTCATTTCTCATCAAAAGATGTATACTTTTCTTGAAAAAATCAGAAAACGAATGAAACTTCTCATAATCGGAAAAAATATCGTGCTAAAAATGACGATTTCGACCGATAAAAAAACGAATTCAGCTGAGCTGACTGTCAAAATTATTCTCGTCTATCTTAAGATTCCTTCTCATTCCTGCTTTGGATAATCCATGTACTTATATACTTTTTTTATTTTATCTTGCTTTATTTTAGTGATTTTTTCCTCTGAGAAACACTTGATCGCTCCTTGCTTTTCCAGCTCTTCGATCATTGCAGTCAGCTGGTAAAATTCAGTCAACATTTGCTCTTCGTTCGATTCATCCACTCTAGAAGGATGGTGGTCTTTAAAACCAAAACGAATTGCTTTTGATAACGCTTGTTGAACTTCGGCACATTCTTCCATTGCAACTAAAGCTAAGTACTCATTTTTTTTCATCTGCTCACCTCTTTCTTAAGTCTTGTTTCGAAAATGGTCTTGATACATCTGAACAGCTTCTTCTTTTAACACACCACTCACCACTTGTGGACGATTTGGGCTCTTTAAAAAAGTTTTTCACTACCGATCATGATATTAAAACCTGCTATCGTCGCCAACTCATCATGAGAGAAACGATATAACATCCGACCTAAACGACTCCAAACGTAACTTTTTCTACCCAACCAAAGTATAACATGTCTAACAAAAAAAGTGTGAAACAAAACGAAAAATCCGCTTTGTTTCACACTTTAAAATCAATAAACACTGGAAGCAGAGGCACTAATACATTGTGCTTCGATCAGCTCAGCTAACACATACAGTTTCACTGCTGTTCAAGGAACAAAGTAAAGCCAATAAAATTCTAAGTGCTGAAGTGGCAAGAGTTAAAAGCTTCTGTCCCAACCTCTTCAAACTGATTACTGCAATTTCTAGGGTGCAGAGAATCATTCCCTAAGCAAACTTAGCAGCAAATTCACTGAATTGTTTACCCACACTTGCCAAGAAATCTTTTGTGCCCTCATTGTTAGGTTCAAGATTTTCATCAAATAATTTATCAGATTGACCGATGTACACTTCTGGTTGTTGCATTGTCGGCATATCTAAGAAAACTAATGATTGACGTAAAACGTGGTTAGCTAACACTCCAGAAATTCCTGAAATCGATTGTGATGCTACTAACGCTGGTTTACCACCCCAAACGCTTTGACCCCAAGGTCTTGAAGCAACATCCAGTGCATTTTTCAATGCTGCTGTAATACTTCTATTGTGTTCTGGTGTTACAAAGATAAATGCATCTTGAGCCGCTACAGCATTTCTAAATGTTGTATATGCTTCTGGAGAATTTTCATCATAATCTTGGTTGTATAATGGTAAATCTTTGATGTTCAAAAATGTTACTTCTGCATCTGCGGGAAGTCCTTTCACAATCGCTTTAGCCACTGCTTCTGAGTATGAATTCTTTCTAGTTGATCCTACAATTACACCATATTTTGTCATAAGTCTATTCCTCCAAACACTTACTAAAAGTAAGTTTATTTTATATACAGAGTATACCCCCAGTTTCAAAAAAATTCAAGCATAAAAATTTAAATAACGAAATTATTTTTAACTTTTAGATCAAACATACTCATTAGCAGTTTAAATAGCGTATGATCATCTATATAAATAACAATAGTTATCTTTCGATTTATATTTTTATCCATTTACTTAAGAAAAAAAAGACAACAAACATCCATTTTTGAATATCTGTTGTCTATTCTATTACCTACCATTTAATCAGCTAAGGAATAAAGAGCCGCACTTTCAGCATGGATCTTTGTAGTATCGAATAGCTTGACCTTGGTATCTTCTTGCTTGATCAGCAAGCCTATCTCTGTGCAGCCTAAAATAACTCCTTGGGCCCCTTGCTCTGCTAACTGATCGATGATCGTCACATAACGTTCTTTAGATTCTTTTCTGATTTTTCCTAAGCATAATTCTTCATAAATCACTTGATTAACAAATTCAACATCATCCTTAGTAGGAATCATGACTTCTATCCCATGTTCGATCAATTTTTCCTTATAGAAATCCTGTGTCATCGTATATTTAGTTCCCAATAAAGCAATCTTGCTGATTTTATCCCTTTCGATCACTTTTCTTGTTTCCTCTGCAATATGTAAAAGCGGGATCGAAATGACTTGTTCGATCATTGGGGCAACTTTATGCATTGTATTCGTACAAATGACGATACAATCTGCACCGGCATTTTCCAGCCTTTTAGCTTCACGAGCCAAAAGATTTCCACTTTTCTGCCAATCTCCTATCGCCTGAAGATGCTCGATCTCCGCAAAATCTACACTAGATATCAGACACTTTGCTGAATGCAGTCCACCTAATTTTTTTGAGATGATTTGATTGATTGCTTCATAATAGCTGACCGTACTCTCCCAGCTCATTCCACCTAATAAACCAATGATTTTCATTCTCTATTCTCCATTCTTTTTAGAATCAATCGATACTTCCATTCATTGGATGATCTTCATTAAATTGAACTAAGTCCCATAAATTGCCATATAAATCCTTGAATACTGCTACAGTTCCATAATCTGCTTGCTTAGGTTCTCGAACAAATTCGATCCCTTTTTCAAGCACCTTTTGATAATCTCTTAAAAAATCATCCGTACCTAAAAATAGAAAAACTCTACCACCTGACTGATTTCCGATAAACTCCTTTTGAATCGGCTTTGAGGCTTTTGCTAATAAAATAGTCGTCCCTCTTGAGCCTTTTGGTGACACAACGACCCATCTTTTGTCTTGTTTGGGCTAGTAGGTATCTTCGATTAAAATAAAATCTAGCTGCTTTGTATAAAAATCGATCGCTGCATCATAATCCTCGACAACTAATGCAATATGTACAATCGCTTGTTTCATTTTTCTACTCTAATCTACTCTTTTGAGTCTAGCTGTTTATTAATCACCTAGCAAAAAAATCAAAAATAGACACCCAGCAAGCATTAGCGCAACTAATAAAAAATTCACTAATTGTTGTTTTGTTCCACCGACATAATCTGGTGATTCATGTTTATAGGTTGGGTTAACACTTTTGATATTGTAATCTAAGGTACTTCTAGAAAAAACATCCGATGGCAGCATGAACCAGAGCATGACTGCATATACACCACCTATGATATATAATGCGTGAAGCTTTATAAAAAAACTAATAATAAAACCAATCAACACTGGTATCGCTATCAACAAAAAAGAAAACAATACTCTTTTCCTATTCATAAAAAAACCCCTTTTCATTTATGACATTCTTTCTCAACATTTTAAATCCTTTTAATAATCTATTATATCATTAAATTTTTCTTCACGTAATATTCGTTTTCTCTAATTTATAGCTATTACCGTAACAAACTGATTTTTGTATTTTACTTCTAACTTATCCTAGTTAAAAAAAACAAAATAAATTATAATTATGATATATAAAAAAAAGGATGGTTATTAAAAAATGAAAAAGTTTGTTTGTCTTCTTTTAACATGCTTCATCTTTCTTGCTGGAAGTCCTAAAGTAGAAGCCACGACAGTGGAATCAAGTGAATCTTCCAGTGAACCAAGCTTTACTGCTGAGCAGTCAACTGCAATAGAAAGTACGACGCAAGAATCAGATACAACTGCTACTACAGAAAAAGAGGGTATCCAGTTGCATTTTTCAATGCTTTTTGGGGAAAGCTGGACGACCTCAATTGATGAACAACAGCCGCTTCTAGGAATAAAAGCAAGCCTTTCCGATCAACATTTGCAAACGATACCAAATGGAATCACTTATGCACTCGAAACGACTGATGGAAAACAACTGAAAGCAACTAATGGAGAGACACTGCATTTCAAAGAGCACACACTTAAAAATATCTCCTTCACTCTTTCCAATGAACTAGCAGAGAATTATACGATCAAGTATCGTGTTTATTCTGATGAAGAACAATGGTCAGAATGGAAAAACGACGGTCAACTGGCTGAAAAAAGCGACCAAGCAACACATATAAAAACGATCGATGCTCTTTTAGAAAAAAAAAAAGAGAACCAAACTCAGACGTCCACTTCAGAAATAGAAGAAACACCGGTCGAACCAGAAAGAGTTCCTTCCGTCTTCTATGAAAGCCATATCAAAGATCTCGGCTGGCAAGCACCTGTAAAAGATGGCGCCATTTCTGGTACAACAGGAAAAAAACTACGACTAGAAGGGATAAAAATCACTCTTGAACCCTCAGAACTTTCTGGTGGAATTTCTTATAGAACACATGTAAAAGACATCGGCTGGCAAAATTATGTGACAGATGGAGTTATGGCGGGAACAACAGGAAAAAAACTGCAAATAGAAGCTATACAAATGAAGTTAACTGGTGAGTATGCTGAAAAATTCGATGTGTACTATCAAGCTCATTCAGCTCAATTCGGTTGGCTGGACTGGGCAAAAAATGATCAAATCGCTGGAACTACAGGCTTTTCATTTGATATGCAGGCCATTCGAATCAAACTTGTTCCTAAAGATGGAACAGCTCCTGGGGCCACAGATCATCCAGTTATGGTTGCACCCAAGCTCAGTTATCAAACACATGTCCAAAAAATTGGTTGGCAAAACTATGTAAAAAATGGCACTACTTCAGGGACAACAGGTCAGAATTTATCAATCGAAGCATTGAGAGTCAAACTTGAGCAACCTGCGTTAAGCGTCGGAGCTTCTTATAGAGCGCACGTGAAAGACATCGGCTGGCAAAGCTATGTGAATAATGGACTGACTGCAGGGACAACGGGAAAAAAATTACAAGTGGAAGCCGTTCAATTGAAACTGACTGGTGAGTATGCTGAAAAATTTGATATCTATTATCAAGTTCATGCAGCAAATTTTGGATGGCTGGATTGGGCAAAAAATGATCAAATTGCTGGCACTACAGGCTTTTCATTTGGTATCCAAGCCATTCGAATCAAACTTGTCGTCAAAGGTCAGGCAGCGCCTGGAGCAGTGAAGAAACCTGCAATCAAAACGCCTAAATTAATGACCCAAGCTCATGTAGGAGGCATTGGCTGGCAGCCTGCTGATACCAGCGGAAAAATCGTTGGTACAACAGGGAAAAAACGCCAATTGGAAGCTCTTAAGTTTAGTATCCCCAACTCCGATTTAAGCGGATCGATCCAATATAACAGTCATATTAAAAATATTGGCTGGCAAGGATTCGTTGCTAATGGTGCTCTTTCTGGAACTACAGGTAGAAACCTTCAGATCGAGGCTGTTCAACTTCGTCTAACTGGTGACTTAAAAAAATATTATGATATTTATTACCGAGCCCATGTGCAATCGTTTGGTTGGCTAGGCTGGACGAAAAATGGTGAAAAAGCCGGCACTTCTGCTTACGGTTATCGCATGGAAGCACTTGAAGTGAAACTTATCCAAAAGGGAAAATACACTCCTCCACTTTCAAAAAGCTACCAGCAAAATGATTATGCAGATAAACTAAAAAAAGTACAGCATTTATTGAATACAAAATACAACAGCAGCAGCTTAGGTATTTATGTTATGCCGGCTAACGGAACAGGTTCTGCTTCCATCAATCCCAACACTGAGTTTGTTGCAGCAAGCACAGGAAAACTCCCAGGCATTTACTATACACAGAAAAAATTGAATTCTGGTGCAATGAAATTATCACAGCCGCTACTTTACACCCCACAAGTGAATTCATTCAGCGGTGCTTATTCTCCTGCCGGAGCCGGTATCATGCCTAAATATGCTGACTACCAATTTTATACCGTTCAAACAGTACTTAGAAATACAATAAAATATTCCGATAATGTTGGTGCTAATTTCTTAGGTTATTATTCAGCGAATCAATATGATAAACCTTTCCTGAACGAAATAAACGCCCTTACCGGTAGAAACTGGACTAGCTGGACATTAAGAGCCAGCGCTAAACAAAATGCACAACTGATCCAAGCCATTTACAAACTCGGCGGGGTTGCCAACCAATATTTACAAGATACTGTCTATGATGATCAAAGAATCCCTAAATATTTACCTGTGAAAGTCGGACATAAAATTGGTGATGTAGACGACTATCGCCACGATGTTGCGATCGTCTATGCAAAGAAACCGTATATTCTTAGTGTAATGACAAAAAACTATGTCTCTTATGAAACGATCTCGATTCTCTCAAAAGACATTTATGACATCATGAAATAACTCTCAGTGATGTAAAATCAGCAACTATAAGAAGAAACTAAGACAAAAGTATTTAGACCTGTGAACAAAGTCCTTCAATTCTTAGTCTCTTTGATCCTTAGAGATTTGTGTGATCGGAACCAAGTGAAGTAGACATGTGTAACACTGATTATCTGAGATGAGTCTCTGATGAAAAAGCATCAACTCATTCCTCATCGTATTTTACGGCACTTTCAATTTGTTTCCGAAAGAGCCATTTTTTCTCGCTGTATATTCAGGATCAGAGCCCAACACAAAACTAATTTGTAGTTTTGTGTTGGGCTCTTCTTTTTTTATTCTACATAACAAATTCAGCAGTTGCCTACCCTGTTACTTTTCGCTCAACGATTTGATAATATACTTTAGACGTTTGCCAGTACATCAGCAAATAAAGAAAGAAAAAGCTAAATACTGTAAGGAAGCAAACCAGCATGAAAAACTTCCAGTCAGTCAATCCAAATAGAACTAATAATTTTCGCATCAGCGGGAAAGCAAAAGCTAAGTGCAGCGCCGCTAAACCAATCGGGAAAAAGAAAACCATCAAGATCTGACTACGAATCGTCTGCTGCACCTCTTGATGACTCATCCCCACACGTTGCATGATATCGTAACGACCTTGATCCTCTGTTCCTTCTGACATTTGCTTATAGTAGATGATGACTCCTGCTGCCAATGTAAAGGTTAGACCAAAAATGATCCCCATAAAAAGAAAGCCGCCAATAAACGAAAGAGAATCTTCTCTGTCTAAGTCGATTGAAGAAAAATCAAGCTCTGTTGATTGCTGATTTAATAATTCTCGTGCAGCAGTTCCGAATGCTAAACGATTTTCTTTACTTCCTTCAAGATTTGCATAAAGAGAATAGCTTACACCTTTTGCACTTTTTTCAGGTAACGAACTGATCAATGCTGCAATCTGTTCTTTGTCTTTGAAAATCATAAAAAACGTATCGACCAACCCATAATCACTTTGCTGTAAAAAATCGATCTTATCGATCTG from Enterococcus sp. 9D6_DIV0238 includes:
- the cydD gene encoding thiol reductant ABC exporter subunit CydD — encoded protein: MIDKAILKMPKIKQTMILLAGFSFLQAVFIIGQAFYLAKAVVGLWEGGKLHDQLSAILLFFLFYTGRHVITYVREKKLDHFSYDRSRELREQLLQKIFRLGPTVVQKNGTGNMVTMALEGISQAENYLHLILMKIMNMMIIPWLILIFIFTLDIRSGVVLLVVFPMIIIFMIILGYAAQSKADKQYKAFQLLSNHFIDSLRGIDTLKLFGLSEKYAGSIYNTSERFRRATMSTLKIAILSTFALDFFTTLSVAVVAVFLGLSLLEGGILLFPALTTLILAPEFFLPVRDFASDYHATLDGKNSFQAIQAVLDLKEVEETDTLSLEDWTALSELSVEQLTYSYEEAPQPALKALNFSAKGYQKIGIIGASGSGKSTLINVLSGFLEPDTATTEIQIDGQKLPHFQQKEWQKQVVYIPQTPYIFQDTLANNVRFYTPDASDEQVAAAIELVGLQALVSSLAQGIHTMIGESGRVLSGGQAQRIALARAFLDQERRVLLFDEPTAHLDIETEVELKERMLPLMEDHLVFFATHRLHWMAEMDYILVMDKGQLVEAGTLTELTEKNGYYVRLMNQMRGTE
- the cydB gene encoding cytochrome d ubiquinol oxidase subunit II, giving the protein MSTLQLLWFVLIGILFSGFFFLEGFDFGVGMSVQTLAHDEEEKEQIIQTIGPVWDGNEVWLLTAGGAMFASFPYWYASLFSGFYLILFIILVGLIIRGVSFEFRHRMPDGKRRRMWNWTLSIGSFIVPFFFGILFISLVQGMPLDVDGNMSATFTDYINVFSVVGGVALTLLCYLHGLNYITLKTEGPVRERARNYASFFYWVLYVGLVVFAALLYFKTDFFDNHFAVTLVLVLAIVILTVVANVSVFKKKEMAAFIASGLTLVVLVALLFSGLFPRVMIGSEGYYDILIKDASSSPYTLKTMTWLSLTILPFVLAYTAWSYYIFRKRIKHPAIAALGYEG
- a CDS encoding cytochrome ubiquinol oxidase subunit I, which produces MFDIVSLARFQFAMTTVFHFFFVPFSIGLALVVAVMETMYVVKKDERYRKMAKFWGNIFLLSFAVGVVTGIIQEFQFGMNWSDYSRFVGDIFGAPLAIEALLAFFLESTFLGLWIFTWDKVNPKLHLTFIWLVVFGSMMSAFWILAANSFMQHPVGYTLNNGRAELIDFGAVIANPKVWYEFSHVLAGAVVMGGMIVAGLAAFQILKKRDVSFHKVSMRIGMWIALFGSLGVLLAGDLQMKALIEGQPMKFAAMEGAYEDSGDPAAWTLIAWADEAEHKQVFGIQIPYVLSILSYNSLSGSVDGMETANKDLIEKYGDRDYFPPVNTLFWSFRVMAGFGVLMLLVSALGLFFTRKKKPSLYEKRWMVWIVALCTFAPFLANTTGWLITELGRYPWTVYGLFTIEDSVSPNVSVASLLTSNIIYFILFAGLGSVMVYLITVELKKGPDYEEKKLAQANATEVDPFDKEVFEG
- a CDS encoding NADPH-dependent FMN reductase is translated as MTKYGVIVGSTRKNSYSEAVAKAIVKGLPADAEVTFLNIKDLPLYNQDYDENSPEAYTTFRNAVAAQDAFIFVTPEHNRSITAALKNALDVASRPWGQSVWGGKPALVASQSISGISGVLANHVLRQSLVFLDMPTMQQPEVYIGQSDKLFDENLEPNNEGTKDFLASVGKQFSEFAAKFA
- a CDS encoding aspartate/glutamate racemase family protein → MKIIGLLGGMSWESTVSYYEAINQIISKKLGGLHSAKCLISSVDFAEIEHLQAIGDWQKSGNLLAREAKRLENAGADCIVICTNTMHKVAPMIEQVISIPLLHIAEETRKVIERDKISKIALLGTKYTMTQDFYKEKLIEHGIEVMIPTKDDVEFVNQVIYEELCLGKIRKESKERYVTIIDQLAEQGAQGVILGCTEIGLLIKQEDTKVKLFDTTKIHAESAALYSLAD
- a CDS encoding serine hydrolase encodes the protein MKKFVCLLLTCFIFLAGSPKVEATTVESSESSSEPSFTAEQSTAIESTTQESDTTATTEKEGIQLHFSMLFGESWTTSIDEQQPLLGIKASLSDQHLQTIPNGITYALETTDGKQLKATNGETLHFKEHTLKNISFTLSNELAENYTIKYRVYSDEEQWSEWKNDGQLAEKSDQATHIKTIDALLEKKKENQTQTSTSEIEETPVEPERVPSVFYESHIKDLGWQAPVKDGAISGTTGKKLRLEGIKITLEPSELSGGISYRTHVKDIGWQNYVTDGVMAGTTGKKLQIEAIQMKLTGEYAEKFDVYYQAHSAQFGWLDWAKNDQIAGTTGFSFDMQAIRIKLVPKDGTAPGATDHPVMVAPKLSYQTHVQKIGWQNYVKNGTTSGTTGQNLSIEALRVKLEQPALSVGASYRAHVKDIGWQSYVNNGLTAGTTGKKLQVEAVQLKLTGEYAEKFDIYYQVHAANFGWLDWAKNDQIAGTTGFSFGIQAIRIKLVVKGQAAPGAVKKPAIKTPKLMTQAHVGGIGWQPADTSGKIVGTTGKKRQLEALKFSIPNSDLSGSIQYNSHIKNIGWQGFVANGALSGTTGRNLQIEAVQLRLTGDLKKYYDIYYRAHVQSFGWLGWTKNGEKAGTSAYGYRMEALEVKLIQKGKYTPPLSKSYQQNDYADKLKKVQHLLNTKYNSSSLGIYVMPANGTGSASINPNTEFVAASTGKLPGIYYTQKKLNSGAMKLSQPLLYTPQVNSFSGAYSPAGAGIMPKYADYQFYTVQTVLRNTIKYSDNVGANFLGYYSANQYDKPFLNEINALTGRNWTSWTLRASAKQNAQLIQAIYKLGGVANQYLQDTVYDDQRIPKYLPVKVGHKIGDVDDYRHDVAIVYAKKPYILSVMTKNYVSYETISILSKDIYDIMK